One Psychrobacillus glaciei genomic region harbors:
- a CDS encoding RidA family protein: MKAVTTTNAPAAIGPYVQGVIVNGMFYSSGQIPLTPQGEVVEGSITEQTAQVFANLNAVLTEAGTSLSKVVKTLVFLKDMNDFAEFNEAYEKHFEGHKPARSAVEVARLPKDVKVEIEIIAVV; encoded by the coding sequence ATGAAAGCAGTAACAACAACTAATGCACCAGCGGCTATCGGTCCTTACGTACAAGGAGTGATTGTGAACGGAATGTTTTACAGTTCAGGGCAGATTCCATTAACTCCCCAGGGAGAAGTTGTAGAAGGTTCTATTACAGAACAAACAGCACAAGTATTTGCTAATTTAAATGCGGTGCTTACAGAAGCTGGAACCTCATTGTCAAAAGTAGTTAAAACACTTGTTTTCTTAAAAGATATGAATGATTTTGCAGAATTTAACGAAGCATATGAAAAACATTTTGAGGGTCATAAACCAGCGCGCTCTGCAGTAGAAGTAGCGAGGCTCCCGAAAGATGTAAAAGTAGAAATAGAAATAATAGCAGTTGTCTAA
- the spoVG gene encoding septation regulator SpoVG has protein sequence MEVTDVRLRKVLSDGRMRAIASITLDNEFVVHDIRVIDGNAGLFVAMPSKRTPEGEFRDIAHPINSGTRTKIQEAVLYAYHLSGEPEEEEQAVEASY, from the coding sequence ATGGAAGTAACGGACGTAAGATTACGTAAGGTACTATCAGATGGTCGTATGAGGGCTATCGCTTCCATTACACTGGACAACGAGTTTGTTGTACATGATATTAGAGTAATTGATGGAAATGCGGGGTTATTTGTTGCAATGCCAAGTAAGAGAACCCCAGAAGGTGAATTCAGAGATATAGCTCATCCGATAAATTCTGGAACACGTACAAAAATTCAAGAAGCGGTGTTATATGCTTATCATTTGAGTGGTGAACCAGAGGAAGAGGAACAAGCAGTGGAAGCTAGTTATTAG
- the glmU gene encoding bifunctional UDP-N-acetylglucosamine diphosphorylase/glucosamine-1-phosphate N-acetyltransferase GlmU has protein sequence MTNTYAVVLAAGKGTRMKSSLYKVLHPVCGKPMVEHVVANMEKLGVEKIVTIVGHGAETVQSKLGTRSEYILQAEQLGTAHAVLQAETALLNLSGTTIVICGDTPLITAETMRDLLDLHKETGAKATILTAIASNPAGYGRVIRAEDGSVKSIVEQKDASAEEQLVHEINSGTYCFDNEALFKSLKLVKNENSQGEYYLPDVIEILQKDGEVISAYAAKDFDEILGVNDRIALSQAEQTMRSRIAQHHMREGVTIIDPKNTYISSDAVIGADTVIQPGVIIEGNTTIGENCTIGPNSHIVSSVIGNGTTIHSSVILSSEVGNHTAIGPFAHIRPQTEVGNDVKIGNFVEVKKSTVGNGSKISHLSYMGDASIGSNVNIGCGTITVNYDGKNKFITKIEDDAFVGCNSNLIAPVTIGNKAYVAAGSTITKDVPGEALAIGRARQENKLGYVKKLKLK, from the coding sequence ATGACAAATACTTATGCGGTTGTGTTAGCTGCTGGTAAGGGAACTCGTATGAAGTCTAGTCTATATAAAGTACTACATCCTGTTTGTGGGAAACCTATGGTAGAACATGTTGTAGCAAACATGGAGAAGCTAGGCGTTGAAAAGATTGTAACAATTGTTGGACATGGGGCAGAAACTGTTCAAAGCAAGTTAGGTACTAGAAGCGAATACATTCTACAAGCGGAGCAGCTAGGCACAGCTCATGCAGTTCTACAAGCGGAGACGGCACTTCTAAATCTTTCGGGTACAACTATTGTTATATGTGGAGACACGCCTCTAATTACTGCTGAAACAATGAGGGATCTATTAGATCTTCATAAAGAAACAGGTGCAAAAGCAACCATTTTAACAGCAATTGCGAGTAATCCAGCAGGTTATGGAAGGGTTATTCGAGCGGAAGATGGAAGTGTAAAAAGTATTGTTGAACAAAAAGATGCATCTGCAGAAGAGCAACTTGTACATGAGATTAACTCAGGAACTTATTGTTTTGATAACGAGGCATTATTCAAATCGTTGAAATTAGTAAAAAATGAGAATTCTCAAGGTGAATATTATTTGCCGGATGTAATTGAGATTTTACAAAAAGATGGAGAGGTAATTTCTGCATATGCAGCAAAAGACTTTGATGAAATTTTAGGTGTAAATGATCGAATTGCGCTTTCTCAAGCAGAACAAACAATGAGATCTCGTATTGCACAACATCATATGCGTGAAGGCGTGACAATTATAGATCCTAAAAATACATACATTAGTAGTGATGCTGTGATTGGTGCGGATACAGTTATCCAACCAGGAGTTATCATTGAAGGAAATACTACTATTGGAGAAAACTGTACGATTGGCCCAAACAGCCATATTGTTTCAAGTGTAATTGGAAATGGAACGACTATTCATTCTTCCGTTATATTATCGAGCGAAGTGGGTAATCACACGGCTATTGGTCCATTTGCACATATTCGACCACAAACAGAGGTTGGAAACGATGTGAAGATTGGTAACTTTGTCGAAGTAAAAAAATCCACAGTAGGAAATGGAAGCAAAATTTCTCATTTGAGTTATATGGGAGATGCATCAATTGGCTCCAATGTGAACATTGGATGTGGCACAATTACTGTAAACTATGATGGAAAAAACAAATTTATTACGAAGATTGAAGATGATGCTTTTGTTGGCTGTAACTCCAATTTAATAGCTCCAGTTACAATTGGCAATAAAGCATATGTTGCTGCGGGTTCTACCATTACAAAAGATGTACCTGGGGAAGCACTTGCAATCGGACGTGCTCGACAAGAAAATAAATTAGGCTACGTAAAAAAACTTAAACTAAAATAA
- a CDS encoding ribose-phosphate diphosphokinase — protein sequence MPEQYANSKLKIFTLNSNRELAEEIAKEVGLPLGKSTVTRFSDGEVQINIDESIRGCDVFIVQSTSGPVNEHLMELLIMLDAVKRASARTVSVVLPYYGYARQDRKARAREPITAKLVADLLTTAGATRAIVLDLHAPQIQGFFNIPIDHLVAVPILSDYFLGKDLDPSELVIVSPDHGGVTRARKMADRLKAPIAIIDKRRPRPNVAEVMNIVGNVEGKTAILIDDIIDTAGTISIAAQALIESGAKEVYACCTHAVLSGPAIERIDNSVIKELVITNSIQLSEDKTSPKIKELSVAKLLGDAIVRVFEEKSVSTLFD from the coding sequence ATGCCAGAACAATACGCAAACTCAAAATTGAAAATATTCACATTAAATTCTAATAGAGAATTAGCTGAAGAAATTGCGAAAGAAGTAGGTCTGCCATTAGGTAAATCTACAGTAACTAGATTTAGCGATGGAGAAGTCCAAATCAATATTGATGAAAGTATTCGAGGGTGTGACGTATTCATCGTTCAATCAACTTCAGGTCCAGTAAACGAACATCTGATGGAATTGTTAATTATGCTTGATGCTGTTAAACGCGCATCGGCTCGAACAGTAAGCGTGGTATTACCTTATTACGGATATGCGCGTCAAGATAGAAAAGCGCGTGCTCGTGAACCAATTACGGCTAAACTTGTCGCAGATCTTTTAACAACAGCAGGGGCAACTCGTGCAATCGTACTTGATCTACATGCTCCTCAAATCCAAGGATTCTTTAATATTCCAATTGATCACTTAGTTGCTGTTCCTATTTTATCTGATTACTTCTTAGGGAAAGACCTTGATCCATCCGAATTAGTTATCGTATCACCTGACCACGGTGGTGTAACTCGTGCTCGTAAAATGGCGGATCGTTTAAAAGCTCCGATTGCTATTATAGATAAACGTCGTCCACGTCCAAATGTAGCGGAAGTAATGAATATTGTAGGTAATGTAGAAGGAAAAACGGCTATCTTGATCGATGATATTATTGATACTGCGGGTACCATTTCGATTGCAGCACAAGCTTTAATAGAAAGTGGAGCAAAAGAAGTATATGCTTGCTGTACTCATGCAGTATTATCTGGACCTGCAATTGAGCGAATTGATAACTCCGTGATTAAAGAATTGGTCATTACGAATTCAATTCAATTATCTGAAGATAAAACTTCTCCAAAAATCAAAGAACTATCTGTAGCAAAATTACTGGGCGATGCAATTGTACGTGTTTTCGAAGAGAAATCTGTCAGCACATTATTTGATTGA
- a CDS encoding 50S ribosomal protein L25/general stress protein Ctc — MSTLINAQKRKHKENASLRKSGFIPAIVYGFQVESQPIAVNERDLAKTLREVGRNGVIKLAVDGKTVHVVMSDYQMNILKGQMIHADFLAINMKEELEVNVLVNLIGDSVGVSEGGILQQPNREVTITVKPSDIPESIELDVSKMAIGDTLTVAEIRETVDYLIVNEDDYTLAIVSAPRIEEEETEATGTEEAETPIKDE, encoded by the coding sequence ATGAGTACATTAATCAATGCCCAAAAGCGTAAACATAAAGAAAATGCAAGTTTGAGAAAAAGTGGGTTTATTCCAGCAATCGTTTACGGTTTCCAAGTGGAATCCCAACCAATAGCCGTAAATGAAAGAGATTTAGCCAAAACACTTCGAGAAGTTGGTCGCAATGGTGTCATAAAACTAGCGGTAGACGGTAAAACTGTCCATGTCGTAATGAGTGATTACCAAATGAATATTCTAAAAGGCCAAATGATTCATGCGGACTTTCTAGCGATTAACATGAAAGAAGAGTTGGAAGTAAATGTATTAGTAAATCTAATTGGTGATTCCGTTGGTGTTTCAGAAGGCGGTATACTCCAACAGCCAAATCGTGAAGTGACGATTACAGTGAAACCATCGGATATTCCTGAGAGTATTGAGTTGGATGTATCGAAAATGGCTATTGGTGATACATTAACAGTAGCAGAAATTCGAGAGACAGTAGATTACTTAATTGTAAATGAAGATGATTATACGCTAGCAATTGTATCAGCGCCTCGCATAGAAGAGGAAGAAACTGAGGCAACTGGTACAGAAGAAGCCGAAACACCAATTAAAGATGAATAA
- the pth gene encoding aminoacyl-tRNA hydrolase, with amino-acid sequence MKMIVGLGNPGKQYEATRHNIGFHVIDELANRLNIPLTQSKFNGMYGISHIGAEKVMLLKPLTYMNLSGECIVPVMDYFDVEDDQMIVIYDDLDLQVGRLRLRQKGSAGGHNGIKSLIQHLGTQEFNRVRIGIDRPTNGMKVPDYVLSKFTEEENADVIDAVKKSANACEAWLTKSFLEVMNIYNGA; translated from the coding sequence ATGAAAATGATTGTTGGACTTGGGAATCCCGGTAAACAATATGAAGCAACCAGACATAATATCGGATTTCATGTAATAGATGAACTTGCAAATCGATTAAACATACCCCTTACTCAATCTAAATTTAATGGGATGTATGGTATTTCGCACATTGGAGCGGAGAAAGTAATGCTTCTAAAACCACTGACGTATATGAACTTATCTGGCGAATGTATTGTTCCTGTGATGGATTATTTTGATGTGGAAGATGACCAAATGATTGTAATTTATGATGATTTAGACTTACAGGTAGGTAGATTACGTCTTCGTCAAAAAGGAAGCGCAGGAGGGCATAATGGGATTAAATCACTCATTCAACACTTGGGTACACAGGAGTTCAATAGAGTTCGGATTGGGATCGATCGTCCGACAAATGGAATGAAGGTTCCGGATTATGTTTTGTCGAAATTTACTGAAGAAGAGAACGCAGATGTAATAGATGCGGTGAAAAAGAGTGCAAATGCGTGTGAAGCATGGCTAACGAAAAGCTTTTTAGAAGTGATGAATATATATAATGGTGCATAA
- a CDS encoding anti-sigma-F factor Fin yields the protein MPIHYKCRHCETEIGQLPLDSIDEQFLQKNNITPEEQDLYIVHGVEGDYTVQCICEECQSSLQKFPNYYALKKWIQ from the coding sequence ATGCCAATTCATTATAAATGCCGGCATTGTGAAACAGAGATAGGCCAATTGCCGTTGGATTCTATAGATGAACAGTTTTTACAGAAAAACAATATTACACCAGAAGAACAAGATTTATATATAGTGCATGGAGTTGAAGGGGATTATACAGTGCAGTGTATTTGTGAAGAGTGTCAAAGTTCGCTACAAAAATTTCCAAACTATTATGCGTTAAAAAAGTGGATACAGTAA
- the mfd gene encoding transcription-repair coupling factor, which produces MELLSNLLMDDTHMQKLVKELERGQDQQLITGLSGSARAVFIKMLYRARRKAVLIITPNLLHAQKLTEDLVKLVGDDLVRLYPADELIAADISVTSPELRAQRIETLDHMLTKRNGVYIVPVAGLKKHMPTVTDWKQSTVSIAEGEEVELEVLLQNLVNMGYVRQPMVTAPGEFALRGGIVDIYPLYLEHPIRIELFDTEIDSIRTFSAEDQRSLDKLKEIRILPATEYVLTETKKKLLAHKLEQSLAESLKKVKIPEIKDQFYQNIQHDIELLNQGEQPKQFMKYVSLLEDGNSFLGHYFNRDGMVLFDELGRIQEVTETLEREEKDWFLALLEEGKTVHDVKPSLSLKEIIQMLPNEKLYFSLFSRTFSGITIKKNTTFSCKPMQNFHGQMHLLKNELERFTNGKFRVVILADGKDRAQKIHTVLEDYEIVSKIGASGEDLQKSGIFIVDGDLEAGFELPLQRIAVITDAELFKQKHKKKARAQKVSNAERIKSYSEIKPGDNIVHIHHGIGKYIGIETLLVNGIHKDYLHIRYRGEDKLFVPVDQIDLIQKYVASGERDPKLHKLGGADWKKTKTKVSAAIQDIADELLKLYAKRESEVGYAFEPDGEMQQSFEAAFPYEETEDQLRSIEEVKRDMEKSRPMDRLICGDVGYGKTEVAIRAAFKAVMEGKQVAFLCPTTILAQQHYETMLERFQDFPIEVGLLSRFRSKKQQTETISDLKKGLVDVVVGTHRILSKDVVYHDLGLLVVDEEQRFGVKHKEKIKQLKTNVDVLTLTATPIPRTLHMSMIGVRDLSVIETPPKNRFPVQTYVMEFNGSLVRESIERELARGGQAFYLYNRVEDITRKVDEIQMLVPGARVGFAHGQMPETELESVIISFLEGEYDVLVTTTIIETGIDIPNVNTLIIHDADKMGLSQLYQLRGRVGRSNRVAYAYLMHQRDKVLTDVAEKRLQAIKEFTELGSGFKIAMRDLSIRGAGNLLGSQQHGFIDSVGFDLYTQMLEEAIEEKRTGIKKEDLQDLEIVLSTEAYISDDYIPDGYQKIQMYKRVKAMEKEEEYLDILDELQDRFGEIPLEADKLLRIARLKIWGKDVGVESIKEINKLVSIRFSKEGTKNINGALLVEKSMKYGRAVGFSMDDANLVITIDERKTGKFNPFDILEEIMRLLPEAKKETVEVK; this is translated from the coding sequence ATGGAACTTTTAAGCAATTTATTAATGGATGATACACATATGCAAAAACTAGTGAAAGAGTTGGAGCGCGGTCAAGATCAACAACTAATAACAGGTCTTTCGGGTAGCGCAAGAGCAGTATTTATTAAAATGTTATATAGAGCGCGCAGAAAAGCTGTTCTTATTATTACTCCTAATTTACTTCACGCTCAAAAGCTAACAGAGGATTTGGTAAAGCTTGTTGGGGATGACTTGGTGCGTTTGTATCCTGCAGATGAGCTTATAGCCGCTGACATTTCGGTAACAAGTCCAGAGCTACGTGCACAGCGAATTGAAACGTTAGATCATATGTTAACGAAAAGAAATGGCGTTTATATTGTGCCTGTCGCAGGTCTGAAAAAACATATGCCTACTGTGACAGACTGGAAGCAAAGTACTGTTTCTATTGCAGAAGGTGAAGAAGTAGAGCTAGAAGTACTTCTACAAAACTTAGTAAATATGGGATACGTACGACAACCTATGGTTACTGCACCAGGCGAATTCGCTCTAAGAGGTGGCATTGTGGACATTTATCCACTCTATCTAGAGCATCCTATCCGTATTGAATTATTTGATACGGAAATAGACTCAATTCGTACATTTTCAGCAGAAGACCAACGTTCTTTAGATAAATTAAAGGAAATTCGTATTTTACCAGCAACAGAATACGTCCTAACTGAAACGAAGAAGAAACTACTTGCGCATAAATTGGAACAGTCGTTAGCAGAAAGTTTAAAAAAAGTAAAAATACCCGAAATAAAAGATCAATTTTATCAAAATATTCAACATGATATTGAACTTTTAAATCAAGGCGAGCAGCCAAAACAATTTATGAAGTACGTTTCACTATTAGAAGATGGTAATAGCTTCTTAGGCCACTATTTCAATCGAGATGGGATGGTTTTATTTGATGAACTTGGTAGAATTCAAGAAGTTACAGAAACGTTAGAACGAGAAGAAAAAGATTGGTTTTTAGCTTTGTTAGAAGAAGGAAAAACAGTACATGATGTAAAACCATCTTTGAGCTTGAAAGAAATTATTCAAATGCTTCCGAACGAAAAATTGTATTTCTCGTTATTTTCACGCACATTTTCAGGGATAACCATCAAAAAGAATACTACTTTCTCTTGTAAGCCAATGCAAAATTTTCATGGGCAAATGCATTTATTGAAAAATGAACTTGAGCGGTTTACTAATGGAAAGTTTCGTGTCGTTATTCTTGCTGATGGGAAGGATCGCGCACAAAAGATTCATACGGTTCTTGAAGATTATGAAATAGTTTCGAAGATTGGTGCTTCAGGAGAGGACTTGCAGAAGTCGGGGATTTTTATAGTAGATGGAGATTTAGAAGCTGGTTTCGAATTGCCTCTCCAGCGTATTGCGGTCATTACAGATGCAGAATTATTTAAACAAAAACATAAGAAAAAAGCGAGGGCTCAAAAAGTATCCAATGCAGAGCGTATCAAAAGCTATTCTGAAATAAAACCTGGCGATAATATCGTACATATTCATCATGGGATAGGGAAATATATAGGAATAGAAACGCTCTTAGTAAACGGAATTCATAAAGATTATTTGCATATACGTTATCGCGGTGAGGATAAATTATTTGTTCCCGTCGATCAAATTGACCTAATTCAAAAATATGTCGCTTCCGGCGAAAGAGATCCAAAGCTACATAAATTAGGTGGAGCAGATTGGAAAAAAACAAAAACGAAGGTATCTGCTGCTATTCAAGATATAGCAGATGAGTTGTTGAAACTCTACGCGAAACGGGAGTCCGAAGTTGGTTACGCTTTCGAGCCAGATGGTGAAATGCAACAATCATTTGAAGCGGCTTTCCCATATGAGGAAACAGAAGATCAACTTCGTTCGATTGAAGAAGTGAAGCGGGATATGGAAAAGTCACGTCCAATGGATCGTCTTATTTGTGGAGATGTAGGATATGGAAAAACAGAGGTCGCAATAAGAGCGGCATTCAAAGCGGTAATGGAAGGGAAACAAGTAGCATTCCTTTGTCCGACAACCATTCTTGCTCAACAGCATTACGAAACTATGCTAGAACGATTTCAAGACTTTCCAATTGAAGTTGGTTTGCTTAGTCGTTTCCGTTCCAAAAAACAGCAAACGGAGACGATTAGTGACTTAAAAAAGGGACTAGTAGATGTAGTAGTAGGTACACATCGCATATTATCAAAGGATGTTGTCTATCACGATTTAGGACTTTTGGTCGTCGATGAAGAACAACGTTTTGGGGTAAAGCATAAAGAAAAAATTAAACAACTGAAAACAAACGTAGATGTCCTTACACTAACTGCTACGCCTATTCCTCGGACATTGCATATGTCGATGATAGGTGTAAGAGATCTATCGGTCATTGAGACACCACCAAAAAACCGTTTTCCAGTTCAAACATATGTCATGGAATTTAACGGATCACTTGTACGGGAGTCGATTGAACGAGAACTAGCAAGGGGAGGACAGGCATTTTATCTATATAATCGAGTAGAAGACATAACTCGAAAAGTAGATGAAATTCAAATGTTGGTCCCTGGAGCTAGAGTAGGTTTTGCTCATGGTCAGATGCCCGAAACGGAACTTGAATCGGTCATTATTAGCTTTTTAGAAGGCGAGTATGATGTCCTCGTAACAACGACCATTATTGAAACTGGTATTGATATACCAAATGTAAATACACTTATCATTCATGATGCAGATAAAATGGGACTATCTCAGCTTTATCAATTACGGGGGCGTGTAGGACGATCAAATCGAGTTGCATACGCCTATTTAATGCATCAAAGAGATAAGGTTTTAACAGATGTTGCAGAAAAAAGATTACAGGCAATTAAAGAATTTACGGAGCTTGGATCTGGATTTAAAATCGCAATGCGTGATCTTTCCATTCGAGGAGCAGGAAATCTATTAGGTTCACAGCAACACGGATTCATTGATTCGGTTGGTTTTGATTTATATACACAAATGTTAGAAGAGGCTATTGAAGAGAAGCGAACGGGCATCAAAAAAGAAGATCTGCAAGACTTAGAAATTGTTTTATCAACGGAAGCCTATATTTCAGACGATTATATACCAGATGGATATCAAAAAATTCAAATGTATAAACGTGTTAAAGCCATGGAGAAAGAAGAAGAATATTTAGATATCTTAGATGAACTACAAGATCGTTTTGGAGAAATTCCTCTGGAAGCAGACAAATTATTACGAATTGCTCGCCTGAAAATTTGGGGTAAAGATGTAGGGGTAGAATCTATTAAGGAAATAAACAAGCTTGTATCTATTCGTTTTAGTAAAGAGGGTACAAAAAATATAAATGGTGCTTTGCTTGTGGAAAAGTCCATGAAGTATGGACGTGCGGTGGGATTCAGTATGGATGATGCGAATTTAGTCATTACAATAGATGAAAGAAAAACAGGGAAGTTTAATCCATTTGATATCTTGGAAGAAATAATGAGATTATTGCCTGAAGCAAAAAAAGAAACGGTAGAAGTGAAATAA
- the spoVT gene encoding stage V sporulation protein T translates to MKATGIVRRIDDLGRVVIPKEIRRTLRIREGDPLEIFTDREGEVILKKYSPISQLGDFAKEYAETLYETLGTPVLISDRDEMIAAAGLSKKDYLNRRLSPDVEEIVGKRTIVTEKHENSVEWVPGVFETVKSYCIAPIISSGDSIGAVFIISKVHFIGEAEMKAIETAANFLAKQMES, encoded by the coding sequence ATGAAAGCAACAGGCATCGTACGACGTATTGATGATTTAGGTAGAGTAGTTATTCCAAAAGAAATACGCAGAACGCTTCGAATCCGTGAGGGAGACCCTCTGGAGATTTTTACGGATAGAGAAGGGGAAGTCATATTAAAAAAATATTCTCCTATAAGTCAATTAGGAGATTTTGCAAAAGAATATGCTGAAACTTTATACGAAACGCTTGGAACGCCAGTATTAATAAGTGATCGTGATGAAATGATTGCAGCGGCTGGATTATCTAAAAAGGATTATTTGAATAGAAGACTTAGTCCAGATGTGGAAGAGATTGTTGGAAAACGAACAATTGTTACGGAAAAACATGAAAATTCAGTGGAATGGGTGCCAGGAGTTTTTGAAACGGTAAAGTCATATTGCATTGCTCCTATTATCTCATCGGGTGATTCAATTGGAGCGGTATTTATCATTTCGAAAGTCCACTTTATAGGAGAAGCAGAGATGAAAGCAATCGAAACTGCGGCAAATTTTTTAGCAAAACAAATGGAAAGTTAA
- a CDS encoding putative polysaccharide biosynthesis protein, with protein sequence MSNEWNMKTYMKGAAMLTVSAVIVKLLSAIYRVPFQNLVGDEGFYIYQQVYPFIGIITTWTSFGFAVALSKILSEYRSTGKAHALPRILQIAFVYIGMISIAFFLLLFWGSDFLAKAMGDEKLASLLKAGSYVILLMPLLAVLKGEFQAGGRMGPVAYAQVVEQVVRVSVILLGTWIVVSNGLDLYKAGSMAMYGAVAGELVGVIFLSFIYWRGFERSQVKQIKQFVPIWHILKDLTIISISASISALLFLLFQLVDSFTVFQLLVENGMGKLQAMEKKGIYDRGQPLVQLGIVIASTLSLAIVPLVAHRMNKEKGRTAIPFMQLTFRIAFTFGIAAAMGLIVVLPYVNEMLFQTKEESITLMVFAFQIVWMSLILTLMAMLQGIGKVKIPTLFLLIGVCSKWLLNDMLVPTHGVLGAAISGNISLAIVFLCMLFYFKKNWNIPFASFAFYKGIAIASLSMIVCVSAYEWLADNVLFESLTSRIRSLFISISAVTLGAFVFLIIIAKRRVIGEKEWFLLPFGKRMAIFQLWLNKEK encoded by the coding sequence ATGAGTAATGAATGGAATATGAAAACTTATATGAAAGGCGCTGCAATGTTGACGGTTTCCGCTGTTATTGTAAAGCTGCTTAGTGCTATTTACCGTGTGCCTTTTCAAAACTTAGTGGGAGATGAAGGTTTTTATATTTACCAACAGGTTTATCCATTCATTGGAATAATCACAACATGGACATCTTTTGGCTTTGCAGTTGCTTTATCTAAAATTTTATCTGAATATAGATCGACCGGTAAAGCGCATGCGCTACCCAGAATTTTGCAAATAGCTTTTGTTTATATCGGAATGATATCTATTGCATTTTTTTTATTATTATTCTGGGGATCAGATTTCTTAGCAAAAGCGATGGGAGATGAAAAGTTAGCAAGTCTATTAAAGGCAGGCTCCTATGTTATTTTGTTAATGCCATTGCTAGCTGTTTTAAAAGGAGAATTTCAAGCAGGTGGTCGTATGGGACCAGTGGCCTATGCACAAGTTGTAGAGCAAGTCGTTCGAGTATCCGTCATATTGTTGGGTACATGGATTGTCGTGTCAAATGGTTTAGATTTATATAAGGCCGGAAGCATGGCGATGTATGGTGCAGTAGCTGGAGAATTGGTTGGGGTAATCTTTCTTTCCTTTATTTATTGGAGAGGGTTTGAACGTTCTCAAGTAAAACAGATAAAACAATTCGTTCCGATATGGCATATTTTAAAAGATTTGACGATAATCAGTATAAGTGCAAGTATAAGTGCACTTTTATTTTTACTATTTCAGTTGGTTGATTCATTTACGGTTTTTCAACTATTAGTTGAAAATGGTATGGGAAAACTACAAGCGATGGAGAAAAAAGGTATTTATGATAGAGGACAACCACTAGTTCAATTAGGAATTGTAATTGCTTCCACATTGTCTTTAGCTATTGTACCGTTAGTTGCACATCGAATGAATAAAGAAAAAGGAAGAACGGCTATTCCGTTCATGCAACTTACATTTAGAATTGCTTTCACGTTTGGAATAGCGGCAGCAATGGGGCTGATTGTAGTTCTTCCATATGTAAATGAAATGTTATTCCAAACAAAAGAAGAATCAATTACTTTAATGGTATTTGCATTTCAAATTGTATGGATGTCTTTAATTCTCACCTTGATGGCTATGCTTCAAGGAATCGGGAAAGTAAAAATCCCTACATTATTTTTACTTATTGGCGTATGCAGTAAATGGCTATTAAATGATATGCTTGTACCAACTCATGGTGTATTAGGAGCGGCGATATCCGGAAATATTAGTTTAGCCATTGTATTTTTATGTATGCTTTTTTATTTTAAAAAGAACTGGAATATTCCATTTGCATCTTTTGCGTTTTATAAAGGGATTGCAATTGCTTCGCTCTCGATGATTGTTTGCGTTTCGGCGTATGAATGGTTAGCGGATAACGTCCTATTTGAAAGTTTAACAAGTCGAATCCGGTCTCTATTCATCTCTATTAGTGCTGTGACATTGGGAGCGTTTGTTTTCCTAATAATAATTGCAAAAAGGCGCGTTATTGGAGAGAAAGAGTGGTTTTTATTGCCGTTCGGAAAAAGAATGGCTATTTTCCAGTTGTGGTTAAATAAAGAAAAATAA